A genomic region of Brevibacillus sp. JNUCC-41 contains the following coding sequences:
- a CDS encoding MFS transporter, translated as MDCPHNDFVGTRGNIDRFCANNDALIYSPFFIRCHRSWFFSWYNFVFNLLVQDRERGRTTAVLLLALPIGGLIGAPASTWILDNISWLGMAGWRWMFILEGIPAIIIGIIVVFYLTNRPANAKWLSKEENDWLEGELSAERKVSSSINKVTKLDMLKDSKIWKLALFYFAGYTSIYGLSFWMPTIIKSLSENATTNLEIGWLAMIPSLVGIPAIMFVGWNSDRTNEHKSHLLVCLMIAVVGFIGCGFSNSVFMLVLMLTITSFGLYGFSGCFFAYMTFFFTESLRQLE; from the coding sequence ATGGATTGCCCGCATAATGATTTCGTGGGGACTCGTGGTAATATTGACAGGTTTTGCGCAAACAACGATGCACTTATATATTCTCCGTTTTTTATTAGGTGTCACCGAAGCTGGTTTTTTTCCTGGTATAATTTTGTATTTAACTTATTGGTTCAGGACCGCGAAAGAGGAAGGACCACAGCGGTTTTGCTTTTAGCCCTACCGATTGGCGGATTGATTGGTGCACCTGCATCGACATGGATTCTTGACAATATCTCCTGGTTGGGTATGGCAGGGTGGAGATGGATGTTCATCCTTGAAGGCATTCCGGCCATTATTATTGGAATCATTGTTGTTTTCTATTTAACTAATAGACCGGCCAACGCTAAATGGTTATCTAAGGAAGAAAATGATTGGCTAGAAGGGGAATTGAGTGCGGAAAGAAAAGTTAGCTCGAGTATAAATAAAGTTACTAAGCTTGATATGCTGAAAGATTCGAAAATCTGGAAGTTGGCCCTTTTTTATTTCGCAGGGTACACATCAATCTATGGATTATCATTCTGGATGCCAACCATCATAAAATCTTTATCGGAAAATGCCACAACCAATTTAGAAATTGGATGGTTAGCGATGATTCCATCGTTAGTCGGTATACCTGCCATTATGTTTGTAGGCTGGAATTCAGATCGGACCAATGAACATAAATCACACTTGCTCGTTTGTCTCATGATAGCAGTTGTCGGATTTATCGGGTGCGGTTTTTCAAATAGTGTCTTTATGTTGGTGCTTATGTTAACGATTACATCTTTCGGGTTATACGGGTTCAGTGGATGTTTCTTTGCCTATATGACATTTTTCTTCACTGAGTCCCTGCGCCAGTTGGAATAG
- the hepT gene encoding type VII toxin-antitoxin system HepT family RNase toxin: MKNDVILNKISVIERCMNRVKVVYENNPENLKDYTKQDSIILNIQRACEASIDLAMHIVAEQKLGLPQTSRDAFDMLHGALIIDENTVKRLKAMVGFRNIAVHDYQTVNLEILQQIVTNHLEDFTDYTKQILKF; the protein is encoded by the coding sequence ATGAAGAATGATGTGATATTGAACAAAATCAGTGTTATAGAACGTTGCATGAACCGGGTTAAGGTTGTTTACGAAAACAATCCAGAAAACCTAAAGGACTATACCAAACAAGACTCCATCATACTCAATATACAAAGGGCCTGCGAAGCGTCAATTGACTTGGCTATGCATATTGTAGCTGAACAGAAATTAGGATTGCCTCAAACCAGCAGAGATGCCTTTGATATGCTTCATGGGGCTTTAATTATTGACGAAAATACGGTCAAACGATTAAAGGCCATGGTGGGTTTCAGAAACATAGCCGTTCATGATTACCAGACGGTTAATCTAGAAATTTTGCAGCAAATTGTTACGAACCATCTAGAGGATTTCACTGACTATACAAAACAAATCCTTAAATTTTAA
- the xerS gene encoding tyrosine recombinase XerS, whose protein sequence is MANTRQHQVHEQKLEQLVKSMPFYIVEYVYNKLDTRSPSTLLNYVLDYKLFLEWLIAEGIAKQEHIKDIPLSVLEKLKLIEAQSFIKFLERRNIPINKQETKKAEKVSVNRKISALRSLFKYLTTQTENEEGEPYFYRNVMLKIEVNKVKETLGVRASRISTKIFHNDEDARFLEFVKHDYEKELPENSRKLIYFKRDKERDFAILSLFLGSGIRVNELSNLRLRDLDFEEKQIHVLRKGGKKDVVAVSPPSMQDIKDYLAVRKERYSGSNDDTAYLFLTRMNDGETPLSNRAIEALVKKYTKAFKSNKSMSPHKLRHTYGTNLMEQSGDIHLLMTQLGHTSTTTAALYTNPEKEKAKKAAKLLGEKRTNYREKD, encoded by the coding sequence ATGGCGAATACCAGACAACATCAAGTCCATGAGCAGAAATTGGAACAGCTGGTTAAGTCCATGCCTTTCTATATCGTTGAATATGTTTACAATAAATTGGATACCCGCTCCCCTTCCACCCTGTTGAATTACGTTCTTGATTATAAATTATTTTTGGAGTGGCTGATAGCTGAAGGCATTGCTAAGCAGGAGCATATTAAGGATATCCCCCTGTCAGTTCTGGAAAAGTTGAAGTTGATCGAAGCTCAATCCTTTATCAAATTTTTAGAACGGAGAAACATCCCCATCAATAAGCAGGAAACAAAAAAAGCGGAAAAGGTATCCGTCAATCGGAAAATCTCGGCATTGCGTTCCCTTTTCAAGTATTTAACGACCCAGACGGAAAATGAGGAAGGCGAACCTTACTTCTATCGAAATGTCATGTTGAAAATTGAAGTGAATAAAGTGAAAGAGACTTTGGGGGTGCGTGCTTCCAGAATATCGACGAAGATTTTCCACAATGATGAGGATGCTCGGTTTCTTGAATTCGTGAAGCATGACTATGAAAAGGAGCTTCCTGAAAATTCCAGGAAACTCATTTATTTTAAAAGGGACAAGGAACGTGATTTTGCAATCTTATCCCTCTTCTTAGGAAGCGGTATCCGCGTGAATGAGTTATCCAACTTAAGGCTACGAGACTTGGATTTTGAAGAAAAGCAAATACACGTATTACGTAAAGGTGGAAAAAAAGATGTAGTGGCAGTCTCTCCTCCGTCTATGCAAGACATTAAAGATTACCTAGCAGTGAGAAAAGAACGTTATAGTGGATCAAACGATGATACGGCTTATTTATTCTTGACTAGGATGAATGATGGAGAGACCCCTCTTTCCAACCGTGCCATCGAGGCTTTAGTTAAGAAATACACGAAGGCCTTTAAGTCCAATAAATCGATGTCGCCACACAAACTTAGGCATACCTATGGGACAAACTTGATGGAGCAGTCAGGAGATATTCATTTGCTGATGACTCAACTGGGCCATACGTCGACCACAACGGCTGCCCTCTATACAAACCCTGAGAAGGAGAAGGCTAAAAAAGCTGCGAAACTGCTTGGAGAGAAAAGAACCAATTATCGTGAAAAGGATTAA
- the mntA gene encoding type VII toxin-antitoxin system MntA family adenylyltransferase antitoxin: protein MYIEMFQTIQDTLIKKIDPVFIIIFGSYAKNSTHKDSDIDIAFYSENQSLTTYEVFQLAQELADILKIEVDLVNIRTASTVFKAQIYTTGTIIYSANDTLLKNLQMTALSMYAKLNEERENILKKIGESGTIYEE from the coding sequence ATGTATATAGAAATGTTTCAAACCATTCAAGATACTCTCATAAAAAAAATAGATCCCGTTTTCATTATTATCTTTGGTTCTTATGCCAAAAACTCTACACATAAAGACAGTGATATCGATATTGCTTTCTACAGTGAGAATCAATCGCTTACTACATATGAAGTTTTTCAGCTGGCACAGGAATTAGCAGATATTCTGAAAATTGAGGTGGATTTAGTCAATATCCGTACAGCATCCACGGTATTTAAAGCCCAGATATATACTACTGGTACAATTATATATTCAGCGAACGACACTCTTCTTAAAAACCTCCAAATGACTGCACTAAGCATGTACGCTAAATTGAACGAGGAACGCGAAAATATCTTAAAAAAAATAGGAGAAAGTGGGACCATCTATGAAGAATGA
- a CDS encoding M48 family metalloprotease, whose protein sequence is MYVFDFFKRLFRKEKVGVILYLLLNIGLLYIVFSQNDSPVRTIVTVIVLYFLSLCIALSPIGESILRFQTGAKKIKRKDLRDKLEPLFNEVYEKARLKDPSLPNDVRLYIANDISENAFAVGRKTICLFKGLLSLPEEEIQAIIAHEFGHLSHKDTDINLVVYVGNIFINVIMFFVRIVLTIFLFIFEFPLRLLLGMFEDKTPRIERTITYGDADEKRPRFTWSGAIVDFLWSLWTWLGVLFIRSSTRQSEYHADLFAYELGYGEELASALDRIQVYIPEQGFLKAMYATHPSMDDRIAKLQELGSEYTDYSL, encoded by the coding sequence ATGTACGTATTTGACTTTTTTAAAAGGTTGTTTAGAAAGGAAAAAGTTGGAGTTATATTGTATTTATTGTTAAACATAGGCTTACTGTATATTGTCTTTTCACAAAACGACAGTCCAGTGCGAACCATAGTAACAGTTATTGTTTTATATTTTCTTTCATTATGTATTGCCTTATCCCCTATTGGTGAATCTATCTTACGATTTCAGACAGGAGCTAAAAAAATAAAGAGAAAAGATCTTAGAGATAAACTTGAACCATTATTTAATGAAGTATATGAAAAAGCAAGGCTTAAAGATCCTTCTCTTCCCAATGATGTAAGGCTTTATATTGCTAATGATATTTCTGAAAATGCATTTGCTGTAGGTCGAAAGACAATATGTTTATTTAAAGGCTTACTCAGTCTTCCAGAAGAAGAAATACAAGCAATAATTGCTCATGAGTTTGGGCACCTTTCTCATAAAGACACAGATATTAATCTAGTAGTCTATGTAGGAAATATCTTTATAAACGTTATTATGTTTTTTGTAAGAATTGTTTTAACTATTTTTTTATTTATCTTTGAATTCCCTCTCAGACTACTTCTTGGAATGTTTGAAGATAAGACGCCTCGGATAGAAAGAACAATTACCTACGGGGATGCAGACGAAAAACGGCCACGCTTTACATGGTCTGGTGCAATTGTTGATTTTCTATGGTCATTGTGGACATGGTTGGGTGTACTGTTTATCAGGTCATCCACAAGACAAAGTGAATACCATGCTGACTTATTTGCATATGAATTAGGATACGGTGAAGAATTAGCCTCTGCATTAGATCGAATTCAAGTTTATATACCTGAACAAGGTTTTCTTAAGGCCATGTACGCTACACATCCGAGTATGGACGATAGAATAGCAAAATTACAAGAGTTAGGGTCTGAATATACTGACTATTCACTGTAG
- a CDS encoding type IV secretory system conjugative DNA transfer family protein, with the protein MIEKTIMLEGFSLVDTLEITHEDSNVQFKGHKQSIPITYDLLSKHLLFTGAIGTGKTKAIFQLVSQIIDNMSQDDVIIIFDTKGDFREEFYTVGRDEIISNDESATQYWNLTKEALIDDISRRQESLLEIANSLFEERIKNSSSPFFASAAKDIFYGIMTAFTRDNSECYNEKLKKIVVEGTSEEILKTLTEHSDLSGITDYIRGKSSQSQGVISELRSVGMELFVGNFAKKGQFSIREFVRKKGGRVLYIEYDMAIGKVLTPIYKIMFDLAIKESLCRDKSEGNVYYVVDEFKLLPNLYHIDNGVNFGRSLGAKFILAMQNIEQISDSYGKELAHSILSGFSTLVSFRVHDKATRSYIKELYGENRREIKYLSGRYGVKDATILGNVIEDWHISQLGIGEAIISLPGYPPVKFQFSEYKNKS; encoded by the coding sequence ATGATTGAAAAAACGATCATGTTAGAAGGTTTTTCTTTAGTGGACACTCTTGAAATAACCCATGAAGATAGCAATGTGCAATTTAAAGGACATAAACAGAGTATACCTATAACTTACGATTTACTTAGCAAACATTTACTTTTCACTGGTGCAATAGGAACCGGAAAAACAAAGGCTATTTTCCAACTTGTGAGTCAAATCATAGATAACATGAGCCAAGATGACGTGATCATCATCTTTGACACCAAAGGTGATTTTAGAGAAGAATTTTACACTGTAGGAAGAGATGAAATTATAAGTAATGATGAATCAGCAACTCAGTACTGGAACTTAACGAAGGAAGCACTAATTGATGATATATCGAGAAGGCAAGAATCATTGCTCGAAATAGCAAACAGTCTGTTTGAAGAGCGAATTAAAAATTCAAGTTCTCCTTTCTTTGCCAGTGCAGCAAAAGACATTTTCTATGGGATTATGACTGCTTTTACCCGTGATAATTCTGAATGCTACAATGAAAAATTAAAAAAAATTGTAGTAGAAGGGACATCAGAGGAAATTCTAAAAACTTTAACAGAGCATTCTGACTTAAGTGGGATTACAGATTACATACGTGGTAAATCCTCACAATCTCAAGGAGTTATCTCAGAACTAAGAAGCGTAGGTATGGAGCTATTTGTAGGAAATTTCGCAAAAAAAGGCCAATTTTCCATAAGAGAATTTGTTAGGAAAAAAGGTGGAAGAGTACTTTACATAGAGTATGACATGGCAATAGGTAAAGTTTTAACCCCTATTTACAAGATTATGTTTGACTTAGCCATTAAAGAATCCCTATGTAGAGATAAGAGCGAAGGGAATGTTTACTATGTAGTCGATGAATTCAAATTACTTCCAAACTTATATCATATAGACAATGGTGTAAACTTCGGAAGAAGTTTAGGTGCTAAATTTATACTCGCTATGCAAAACATTGAACAGATTTCTGATAGTTATGGAAAAGAACTCGCTCATAGTATTCTATCTGGCTTTAGTACACTCGTTTCATTTAGAGTCCATGATAAAGCAACAAGAAGCTATATAAAGGAACTATACGGAGAGAATAGACGGGAAATTAAGTACCTTTCAGGACGTTATGGAGTGAAAGATGCAACAATTTTAGGAAATGTTATAGAAGATTGGCATATCTCTCAGCTTGGAATAGGTGAAGCAATTATTTCACTCCCAGGCTATCCCCCTGTGAAATTTCAATTTTCAGAGTATAAGAATAAAAGTTAA
- a CDS encoding helix-turn-helix transcriptional regulator has protein sequence MEIHLVAKDEIEAQGIRWIVESHLTGVRLILWKTIEEFEKGMRNQQPEFVILDMDIWTDESEAMGVSLKRRGIRWLGISSERIFQTAYRALRFRAEDVLFRPFSSADLVKHIQQLRFQLRNGPGLLSTNTMDDGHALDIGYPDFFLTDRGHESRITMVAFLTPDNRTLPLVYDELQRYSFTGKNQIFALSDFILCVQEIKENEVYKEEYQAFLAHWKERMDEPLAIIIKAATANESLKRMYQQTREFTRQIFFDGYDIILAESQQTSPQEMDPFLTPLEQRLWIEMLERRDAKAIRNWIEREFLTFERPYPDPEIVRIRLTSVLAQIRRHMKSYNLQNASLEAIYYDVFQQIVHKPVIHQIVKELHAFTTHMLLQDHGQLQEGARTLSEKARELIESNYWDAQWNLASCADTLRINKSTLSRRFAAESGESFRNTLHQVRIREAKRLLKETDLSLEEISQLAGYSHQTYFNAKFKLLEECTPSAYRSGL, from the coding sequence GTGGAAATTCATTTGGTGGCGAAAGATGAGATTGAGGCTCAAGGAATTCGTTGGATAGTGGAGTCCCACCTAACGGGAGTTAGACTGATCTTATGGAAAACGATTGAAGAATTTGAAAAGGGCATGCGCAATCAGCAACCGGAATTCGTTATTTTGGATATGGATATTTGGACGGATGAAAGTGAGGCAATGGGTGTTTCGTTAAAGCGGAGGGGAATTCGATGGTTAGGCATTTCCTCTGAGCGAATCTTTCAAACGGCTTATCGAGCCTTACGCTTTCGTGCTGAAGATGTTTTATTCCGTCCTTTTTCTTCGGCGGATTTGGTAAAACATATCCAACAATTGCGTTTTCAATTGAGAAATGGCCCAGGTCTTCTTTCGACAAACACAATGGATGATGGGCATGCTCTGGATATTGGATATCCGGATTTCTTCTTGACAGACCGGGGGCATGAAAGTCGAATAACCATGGTCGCCTTTTTGACACCTGATAACAGGACCCTTCCTTTAGTTTATGATGAACTGCAACGATATTCTTTTACTGGGAAGAATCAAATCTTCGCTTTATCGGATTTTATTTTATGTGTCCAGGAAATAAAGGAAAATGAGGTATATAAGGAAGAGTACCAAGCGTTCCTTGCTCACTGGAAAGAAAGAATGGATGAGCCCCTTGCCATCATAATAAAAGCGGCAACTGCAAATGAGTCTTTAAAAAGGATGTATCAGCAAACACGTGAATTTACGAGACAAATCTTTTTCGATGGATATGATATCATTTTAGCCGAAAGTCAACAGACTTCTCCTCAAGAGATGGACCCATTCCTAACTCCTCTTGAACAAAGACTTTGGATAGAAATGCTCGAAAGGCGGGATGCGAAAGCCATCAGGAACTGGATTGAGCGTGAATTCCTTACTTTTGAACGACCATACCCCGACCCGGAAATCGTTCGTATCCGCCTTACAAGTGTACTCGCACAGATTCGTAGGCATATGAAATCATACAACTTGCAAAATGCTTCTCTAGAAGCAATATACTATGATGTATTTCAGCAAATTGTACATAAACCTGTCATCCATCAAATAGTAAAAGAGCTGCATGCGTTCACCACCCATATGCTTCTGCAGGATCATGGACAATTACAGGAAGGGGCACGCACACTTAGCGAAAAAGCAAGGGAGCTGATCGAGTCCAACTATTGGGACGCCCAGTGGAATCTAGCGAGTTGTGCAGATACTCTGCGTATCAATAAAAGCACACTCAGCCGTCGTTTTGCGGCAGAATCCGGCGAGTCTTTTCGAAATACTCTGCATCAAGTTCGAATTAGGGAAGCTAAACGTTTATTAAAGGAAACGGATTTATCATTGGAGGAAATCTCACAATTAGCCGGCTATTCACATCAAACTTATTTTAATGCCAAATTCAAACTGCTTGAAGAGTGTACACCATCAGCATATCGGTCTGGATTATAA
- a CDS encoding M14 family zinc carboxypeptidase: protein MKRKEVLSGLMAVSLLTVIPWSYGHAEKPQWTNVNTYEEQDGSKFNSENYDFVKFSQIGSKLKEIEKLSNRVKVEVRGTSADGNPLYVVTIADPTTQGKFGKVKALRKQMFKNPGKAQEWVANNPDFKVPIMINGSIHGTEFVGSDAILQLIERFATQNDATTKDVLENNILIFNVVQNPDGRIDATRFNGEGIDINRDFITQSQPETKEMVKLIKEWNPMVFLDTHGYVKNYQPNLQGLIEPCTPPHNPNYEYDLYGKWANKQAEAMEAEIMKDHENYSGSLYQNMKGTYIPLRDDSSGWDDYPPIFTPMYAMYHGAYGHTLEAPTNDWDGVRWMYNSIMGALKFATANKQSMITDQIEVFKRGINFDHPFHQEGLFPKAYILPLDPKDPTITNKAVNHLINNDIEVVQAVNAFEADGVSYPKGTYLVEMDQAKAGLANTMLWDGEDITNDTPAMYDISAWSLPELWGFEAVATQNPIKVNAKKVNQITAQGTVSGKGPFLIPNSSVQSVNLVNSLLKQGIPIVRDAQGNFFAKAVANQVSAAVKESGLQIGTAEAPADAVAISSLKVAILNDGGIGKQKSHAGTKLALKRLGFDVTEVTPVEVAKNTLNGFDVFVYSGTESLISTNLSEANKEFGLQNPGQLNTFKDNVTSFLNEGGKYIAVGAGASRATKTLGLTDDIINVGDSNSNGIVKVDYEGTGLTAGYGEDDIGFVYRPTWFTGTNNDEVVATLADSGNFFVAGHWKNNITAKGQAIIVKEQNKDVTLIGLEAGFRDHPDYLFRLLSNAIFEK, encoded by the coding sequence ATGAAAAGGAAAGAAGTATTATCCGGCCTGATGGCTGTGAGTTTACTAACAGTAATTCCGTGGAGTTATGGACATGCTGAGAAACCTCAATGGACAAATGTGAATACATATGAGGAACAGGACGGAAGCAAGTTTAATAGTGAAAACTATGACTTTGTGAAATTCTCACAAATTGGTTCCAAATTAAAAGAGATTGAAAAACTTTCAAACCGTGTGAAAGTTGAAGTCCGTGGAACATCAGCTGATGGAAACCCACTCTACGTTGTCACGATTGCTGACCCAACAACGCAAGGGAAGTTTGGAAAAGTGAAGGCACTTAGAAAGCAAATGTTTAAGAATCCAGGTAAAGCTCAAGAATGGGTTGCCAATAATCCTGACTTTAAAGTTCCAATCATGATTAATGGTTCTATTCATGGGACTGAATTTGTCGGAAGTGATGCAATCCTTCAATTAATTGAACGTTTTGCTACCCAAAATGATGCAACAACCAAAGACGTTTTAGAGAATAATATTCTTATTTTCAATGTCGTACAAAACCCTGATGGACGTATTGATGCCACCCGCTTTAATGGCGAAGGAATTGACATAAATCGTGACTTTATCACCCAATCGCAGCCAGAAACAAAAGAGATGGTTAAGCTCATTAAAGAATGGAACCCGATGGTGTTCCTTGATACTCATGGTTATGTGAAGAATTATCAGCCAAATCTGCAGGGGTTAATTGAGCCTTGTACGCCACCGCATAATCCTAATTACGAGTATGACTTATACGGAAAATGGGCCAATAAACAGGCAGAAGCGATGGAAGCGGAAATAATGAAGGATCATGAGAACTATTCAGGATCCTTGTATCAAAACATGAAAGGTACATATATTCCGCTGCGCGATGACTCCTCTGGCTGGGATGATTACCCACCAATTTTCACACCAATGTATGCGATGTATCATGGTGCTTACGGTCATACATTAGAAGCTCCAACAAATGATTGGGATGGCGTACGATGGATGTATAATTCGATTATGGGGGCACTGAAATTTGCAACAGCTAACAAGCAATCCATGATTACTGATCAAATTGAAGTTTTTAAGAGAGGAATTAACTTTGACCATCCTTTTCATCAGGAAGGGTTATTTCCAAAAGCCTACATACTTCCACTAGACCCGAAGGATCCGACTATTACGAATAAGGCTGTAAATCATTTGATCAATAATGATATTGAAGTTGTTCAAGCCGTGAATGCATTTGAAGCGGATGGAGTGTCATATCCAAAAGGAACGTATCTCGTTGAGATGGATCAGGCGAAGGCAGGATTAGCAAACACAATGCTCTGGGATGGGGAAGACATCACGAACGATACCCCAGCAATGTACGACATTTCCGCATGGAGTTTACCGGAGCTTTGGGGATTCGAGGCAGTAGCCACACAAAATCCTATTAAAGTCAATGCAAAGAAAGTAAACCAGATTACAGCTCAAGGAACGGTTTCAGGAAAAGGACCGTTTCTGATTCCGAACAGCTCTGTCCAATCGGTAAATTTAGTAAATTCATTGCTTAAGCAAGGAATACCTATAGTACGTGATGCACAAGGTAACTTCTTTGCAAAAGCAGTAGCTAATCAGGTATCAGCAGCGGTGAAAGAATCTGGGTTACAGATTGGAACTGCTGAGGCACCAGCAGATGCAGTGGCTATTTCGTCTTTAAAAGTGGCTATATTAAATGATGGAGGTATAGGTAAACAGAAATCACACGCAGGAACAAAGTTGGCTTTGAAAAGACTAGGTTTTGATGTGACAGAAGTTACGCCAGTGGAAGTGGCTAAAAATACCCTTAATGGTTTTGATGTTTTTGTCTATAGTGGAACGGAAAGTCTCATTTCTACCAACTTATCCGAAGCTAATAAAGAATTTGGATTACAGAACCCCGGTCAACTTAATACGTTTAAAGACAATGTAACAAGCTTCTTAAATGAAGGTGGCAAGTATATAGCTGTAGGTGCTGGTGCTTCTAGAGCAACTAAGACACTCGGTCTTACAGACGACATCATTAATGTAGGAGATTCCAACAGTAATGGTATCGTAAAAGTTGATTATGAGGGAACGGGTTTAACAGCAGGATATGGAGAGGATGATATCGGCTTTGTCTATCGTCCAACATGGTTCACGGGTACGAATAATGATGAAGTCGTCGCGACCCTTGCAGATTCAGGTAATTTCTTCGTAGCTGGTCACTGGAAAAATAACATAACCGCCAAGGGCCAAGCCATAATCGTAAAAGAACAGAATAAAGATGTAACTCTTATTGGTTTAGAAGCAGGATTCCGCGACCACCCGGATTACTTGTTCCGTCTTCTATCAAATGCAATTTTCGAAAAATAG
- a CDS encoding D-2-hydroxyacid dehydrogenase — MVGTHKPNILVFSPIQKEVEAYADCIRNTGFISVKAAKTLGEVEKYLPGTEVILGWNFPTQLLYKPMASSVRWFQSMGAGVNDLIADKSIPKNITLTRIIDQFGAYISEYVFSFLLDIVKDGPRMKQSQMERRWDPFISDTLKGKTIGVAGLGSIGAELVRKARAFDMNVHGLSFSGKQATLVDLHFTPNQWGEFVKDLDYLVLTLPLTDSTYHILNKDHLLAMKSNAYLINVGRGALIDEGDLISVMRAGHLQGAVLDVFETEPLPKEHVFWSMPNVFVTSHLSGPSTNNEVSNFFIENLRRFLSEQPLKGLVDRNRGY, encoded by the coding sequence ATGGTGGGTACACACAAACCAAACATTCTTGTATTTAGTCCTATTCAGAAAGAGGTTGAAGCTTATGCTGATTGTATCCGCAATACTGGGTTTATATCAGTAAAGGCAGCGAAAACTTTGGGGGAAGTAGAAAAATATTTACCAGGTACTGAAGTAATTTTGGGATGGAATTTCCCTACACAATTACTATATAAACCAATGGCCTCATCTGTTCGCTGGTTTCAGTCAATGGGAGCCGGAGTCAATGATTTGATTGCAGACAAATCAATACCTAAAAACATTACATTAACCCGAATTATTGACCAATTTGGTGCTTACATCTCTGAATATGTATTTTCGTTTCTCTTGGACATAGTGAAAGACGGTCCTCGGATGAAACAATCTCAAATGGAGCGGAGGTGGGATCCTTTCATTTCTGACACTCTAAAGGGGAAAACAATCGGCGTGGCTGGACTTGGATCGATTGGTGCTGAACTTGTACGTAAAGCTCGAGCATTTGATATGAATGTACATGGATTAAGCTTTAGTGGAAAACAAGCAACACTCGTGGATCTCCACTTTACTCCAAATCAATGGGGTGAATTTGTAAAAGATCTAGATTATTTGGTCCTAACCCTTCCTTTAACGGATTCCACTTATCATATCCTTAACAAGGACCATCTTTTAGCGATGAAATCCAACGCTTACCTTATCAACGTTGGCCGTGGAGCATTGATAGATGAAGGGGATTTAATATCTGTCATGCGAGCAGGGCATCTTCAGGGAGCAGTCCTCGATGTGTTTGAGACAGAGCCGTTGCCGAAAGAGCATGTCTTCTGGTCAATGCCGAATGTGTTTGTCACTTCTCATCTGTCAGGACCAAGTACGAATAACGAAGTGAGCAACTTTTTTATTGAAAATTTAAGGAGATTTTTAAGTGAACAACCGTTAAAGGGATTGGTAGATCGGAACCGAGGGTATTAA
- a CDS encoding IDEAL domain-containing protein — protein sequence MEKQLPETLLEPEVTAEMVLKRVLADYRKAQIEKQIDDSLKNRNKEEFIRLTNELKRTT from the coding sequence ATGGAAAAGCAATTGCCTGAAACGCTACTGGAACCTGAAGTGACCGCTGAAATGGTACTAAAAAGAGTCCTTGCCGATTACAGGAAAGCCCAAATTGAAAAACAAATCGACGACTCATTGAAAAACCGTAATAAGGAAGAATTTATCCGGTTAACAAATGAATTAAAACGGACAACATAA